The DNA region TGGAGTACCCCGTCATCGACGTCGAGATCTCCTCGGCTTCGCACCCGTTCTACACGGGTAAGCAGCGCATCATGGACTCGGCCGGCCGCGTCGAGAAGTTCAACCAGCGCTTCAAGGGCTTCGGCGGCTCGTCCAAGTAACGATCGCCAACGAACAAGGCCCCATGCTCCTCGGAGCGTGGGGCTTTCTTCGTTCCCCGGCCGCTGCGTTCGCGGCCGTGCCCGAAACCTCAGAGGTCGAGTCGGATCCGGCCGTCGTCGATCGTGTCCGGAGGATCCCCCGGCGATGGTGCCGGGGCCGTCCGCTGCGTCTGGCGGTCGCGTTCGATACCCGCCTCGTGCGCAGACGGAGACCAGACGGCGTCGAATGCGCCGCCGAGTCCCCTTCCACTGGTCTCGTACTTCTTCTCGATCGGCACCCTCGAGAAGCCGAAGGCGATCACGACGATCACCGCCGAGACCAGGAGCAGCAGCACTCCGACCGTGACGAGCACGCCCACTCCCTGTTCCATGTGCTCCAGAGTAGGCGTCGGGTGGAGCGAGAGCATCCTCCTTCGGGAGGAGATGTTCAGCGGATGCGGCGACCGTGCGCGAGGTCGATGAGGCGCGACAGCACCGGTCCCGAACGCAGCCCGTTGTGCTCGTGCTCACTCGTCTGCCAGAGCTGCACCCCCGGGATGAGCTTCGCCGTCTCGAGAGAGAACTCATATGGCACGTAGACGTCGTTGACGTAGACCGCGGCCGCACCGGTCGCCTCCGACCCGGCGATCGCGGCCGCGTCGTAGATGCTCGGCCACTCGAACTCGGCGAGCTCGAGGGCGACCTCGCGCCATGGCCGGAACGCGGGCACCGTCTCGGCCCACTCGCGCCGGATGTGCTCACCTGTGAACAGCGTGGGGTCGTCGCGGAAGTCCGTGGGCTCGGTGCGCTCGGCCGACCACCGGGTCGCGTGCCCGTCCGCGTAGCTCGATTCGTGGAAGGTGAAGTACAGCGGGTTGCGGCCGTCGTAGGGCATCGCGTGCATCAGGTCGTAGCGGAAGGCGTTTGAGGAGGGATCGCGCTCCAGAATCGACCACAGGGTCTGCCAGCCATCGTCGGTGCCGAGTGCCGATCCCACAGATCGGAGGCGTGAGCGGGAGACGACTTCTCCGTCGGGCAGGACGATGTCGCCGGCATCCGCCAGCTCGACGAGCCGTCGCATCACATCGCGGTGCTCTGGGAAACGGCGGTAGTAGCGTTCCGAGGCGTCGCGCATCTTGTCGTAGCAGAGCGCATACACGTCGTCAGGGTGCCGCCCCACGGCGCTGAGGCCTCCGGTGATGAAGACGTCCTCGAGGGAGGAGGCATCGGTGGAGAGGTACGCCAAGGTCGTGAAGCCGCCGAACGACTGTCCGAGCACGCTCCAGGTGGTGGCGCCCAGGTGCTCGCGCACGGCCTCGCAGTCGCGCACGATCGCGTCGGCGCGCAAATGCGTGAGGTGCTCGGCGACGGCGGCCGAGCCGCGCTCGAGGTCGCCGTCGCCCACAGGAGTGGACCGACCGGTCCCTCTCTGGTCGAGAAGCACCAGGCGATAGTGGGCGAGGGCCTCGTCGAGCCAGGCTGGCGATGTCGAGGAGTGGAAGGGGCGCGGAGCCTCATGCCCTGGCCCGCCCTGGAGGAAGACCAGGTAGGGGAGGGCGTCGCCGCCTTCGCGGGTGACCACGCGGGCGAAGATCTCGATGGTGCGGTGATCGGCCGGATCGCCCCAGACCAGAGGGACGGTGAGCGTGTGCTCTTCGACGGTCAGATCCTGCAGCGTGCGGACGATGGTGCTCATGTTCACATCACATTTCCGATATAGGAGTACTTGACGAAGACCTCCGAGGCGATGCCCGACTCCTCGAGCACGCCCTGCACCGCGGTCATCATGTAGTTGGAATCCCAGCCCATGTAGAGGAAATGACCCTCGTCGAGCTCATCCCACTGCCCCTTCCAGGCCATGTCCTGGTAGATCGGACCGCCGTGCGCGGCGCAGTAGGCCAGGGCGGCCTCTCTCGTGTCGGTCCAGGCGCGACGGAAGACCCGGTTGAACAGATACTTGACGTCGGGAACCTCCCAGCGTTCACCGCGATACTCGACGTAGTCGAACTCCCGCTCCCAGCCCGTCGGCCATCCGCGGCGACGGACCGCATCGAGGATCGGCGTCAGGCCGTCGTCATCGATCTCCGGCAGCGCGGGGCGGGCCCAGATGCGGATGAGGTCGGCTGTGAGCGCGATCGTGCGGCGGGTGATCGCCGCCGTGTTCCAGGAGCCGAGGTCGGTGAGATCGCGCGTGGCCGGCACGGAGCTGTGCGCGTAGGCTTCCGAGCGCTTGACGGGGAAGGAGGCACCGAACACCCGCTCCGTCAGCGACTGCTCGAGCAGGGTCAGATTG from Microbacterium sp. SY138 includes:
- a CDS encoding type B 50S ribosomal protein L31; this encodes MKTDIHPEYKAVVFRDLGSGETFLTRSTVSSDKTIELDGVEYPVIDVEISSASHPFYTGKQRIMDSAGRVEKFNQRFKGFGGSSK
- a CDS encoding alpha/beta fold hydrolase, which encodes MNMSTIVRTLQDLTVEEHTLTVPLVWGDPADHRTIEIFARVVTREGGDALPYLVFLQGGPGHEAPRPFHSSTSPAWLDEALAHYRLVLLDQRGTGRSTPVGDGDLERGSAAVAEHLTHLRADAIVRDCEAVREHLGATTWSVLGQSFGGFTTLAYLSTDASSLEDVFITGGLSAVGRHPDDVYALCYDKMRDASERYYRRFPEHRDVMRRLVELADAGDIVLPDGEVVSRSRLRSVGSALGTDDGWQTLWSILERDPSSNAFRYDLMHAMPYDGRNPLYFTFHESSYADGHATRWSAERTEPTDFRDDPTLFTGEHIRREWAETVPAFRPWREVALELAEFEWPSIYDAAAIAGSEATGAAAVYVNDVYVPYEFSLETAKLIPGVQLWQTSEHEHNGLRSGPVLSRLIDLAHGRRIR